In Pieris napi chromosome 2, ilPieNapi1.2, whole genome shotgun sequence, the following proteins share a genomic window:
- the LOC125057895 gene encoding uncharacterized protein LOC125057895 isoform X1 codes for MGNHNSHDKASTDGSGSGASTPRGSTRGARSGSSGELQGHTDKPEAPAPLSLVPVEKLGKLLAQRSQKEDGVNGVTENSFTKYLFPRYPELARQFYWYIHRLGKCKNKHIPLNTFRHQCERILAILDDTVIIDTYVRMFCTDPEEAKVTPEDLRSLLYVSYKLSMDYYPEGPQTCMQINKTLNAVVNGCFNKKESHSVGFVVRWLEEHCHRLIFPVHRYCVHLLATRHRELESQLESSPGESGTGIELATPVLDRVGPRAALLPVSAAWLVAATLSQLYTRPLKPPPVTTSGGGSASAAWMSRLVCALPSHWVPLYSSNEHGLGANRFLHHTLAYRGPTLVVVSGKAECGETVTVVVASPQEWRETHQYCGGPDCALVQLYPTFSLVERGPRMLYLNTCIRGYPKGLRAGADPRSPQLSVNEGFDGFTFQGAPYPLNAIEVWGCGDGALRESQLDVKKWQVKEAERHRNVKISAADWIEHPDRYLLQMAGRPQYNTTAS; via the exons ATGGGAAACCATAATAGTCACGACAAGGCTAGCACAGATGGAAGCGGCAGTGGGGCTAGTACACCTCGAGGATCGACTCGTGGAGCTAGATCGGGTTCCAGCGGAGAGCTACAAGGTCATACAGACAAGCCGGAAGCTCCTGCGCCCTTGTCGCTCGTGCCTGTAGAAAAACTAGGAAAG TTGCTGGCCCAACGGTCACAAAAGGAGGATGGTGTCAATGGTGTCACAGAAAATTCTTTTAcg AAATATCTATTTCCCCGGTATCCGGAGCTGGCCCGTCAGTTCTATTGGTATATCCACAGACTGGGCAAGTGCAAGAATAAGCATATCCCCCTAAACACCTTCCGGCACCAATGCGAACGGATCCTCGCTATACTCGATGACACTGTTATTATTGATACATATGTCAG AATGTTCTGCACGGATCCTGAAGAAGCCAAGGTAACCCCGGAAGATTTGCGTAGTCTACTTTATGTCAGCTATAAACTGTCTATGGACTACTATCCAGAAGGACCCCAGACTTGCATGCAG ATAAACAAGACGTTAAATGCGGTAGTCAATGGATGTTTCAATAAGAAGGAGTCACACAGTGTTGGATTTGTGGTACGCTGGTTGGAGGAACATTGTCATCGACTCATCTTTCCTGTACACAG ATACTGTGTCCATTTATTAGCCACTCGTCACCGTGAATTGGAATCCCAACTGGAGTCCAGTCCCGGTGAAAGTGGAACTGGAATTGAGTTGGCCACGCCCGTATTGGACCGAGTGGGTCCTCGTGCAGCATTATTGCCTGTTTCTGCTGCTTGGCTGGTCGCTGCAACGTtgtcacag TTGTACACCCGCCCGCTAAAGCCTCCACCGGTAACAACAAGTGGTGGGGGCAGCGCGAGCGCAGCCTGGATGTCGAGACTAGTCTGTGCGTTGCCTTCACATTGGGTGCCGCTTTACTCCTCTAACGAACACGGTCTGGGAGCCAATCGATTTTTGCATCATACGCTCGCGTATAG AGGTCCTACACTAGTGGTGGTATCTGGGAAGGCGGAATGTGGTGAAACAGTCACAGTGGTGGTGGCGTCGCCCCAGGAGTGGCGGGAGACACATCAGTATTGTGGTGGACCAGACTGTGCCCTAGTACAGCTTTACCCAAC GTTCTCGCTGGTTGAGCGCGGTCCTCGAATGCTATACCTTAACACATGTATACGTGGCTACCCAAAAGGACTTCGCGCTGGTGCTGACCCTCGATCGCCACAACTCTCtgttaacgagggctttgatgGCTTTACGTTTCAGGGAGCGCCTTATCCGCTTAATGCTATCGAg GTCTGGGGTTGCGGCGACGGTGCATTGCGCGAGTCACAGTTGGACGTCAAGAAGTGGCAAGTCAAAGAGGCTGAGCGGCATAGAAAT GTGAAGATATCGGCAGCTGATTGGATCGAACATCCTGATAGATATTTACTTCAAATGGCCGGCCGCCCTCAGTATAATACAACTGCTTCATAG
- the LOC125057895 gene encoding uncharacterized protein LOC125057895 isoform X2, translating into MGLPAITELRFTIVGIQVRNLKRKKTCIKPTCKLLAQRSQKEDGVNGVTENSFTKYLFPRYPELARQFYWYIHRLGKCKNKHIPLNTFRHQCERILAILDDTVIIDTYVRMFCTDPEEAKVTPEDLRSLLYVSYKLSMDYYPEGPQTCMQINKTLNAVVNGCFNKKESHSVGFVVRWLEEHCHRLIFPVHRYCVHLLATRHRELESQLESSPGESGTGIELATPVLDRVGPRAALLPVSAAWLVAATLSQLYTRPLKPPPVTTSGGGSASAAWMSRLVCALPSHWVPLYSSNEHGLGANRFLHHTLAYRGPTLVVVSGKAECGETVTVVVASPQEWRETHQYCGGPDCALVQLYPTFSLVERGPRMLYLNTCIRGYPKGLRAGADPRSPQLSVNEGFDGFTFQGAPYPLNAIEVWGCGDGALRESQLDVKKWQVKEAERHRNVKISAADWIEHPDRYLLQMAGRPQYNTTAS; encoded by the exons ATGGGATTGCCCGCAATCACCGAACTGCGGTTCACCATTGTGGGGATACAGgttcgaaatttgaaaagaaagaaaacatGCATAAAACCCACTTGTAAG TTGCTGGCCCAACGGTCACAAAAGGAGGATGGTGTCAATGGTGTCACAGAAAATTCTTTTAcg AAATATCTATTTCCCCGGTATCCGGAGCTGGCCCGTCAGTTCTATTGGTATATCCACAGACTGGGCAAGTGCAAGAATAAGCATATCCCCCTAAACACCTTCCGGCACCAATGCGAACGGATCCTCGCTATACTCGATGACACTGTTATTATTGATACATATGTCAG AATGTTCTGCACGGATCCTGAAGAAGCCAAGGTAACCCCGGAAGATTTGCGTAGTCTACTTTATGTCAGCTATAAACTGTCTATGGACTACTATCCAGAAGGACCCCAGACTTGCATGCAG ATAAACAAGACGTTAAATGCGGTAGTCAATGGATGTTTCAATAAGAAGGAGTCACACAGTGTTGGATTTGTGGTACGCTGGTTGGAGGAACATTGTCATCGACTCATCTTTCCTGTACACAG ATACTGTGTCCATTTATTAGCCACTCGTCACCGTGAATTGGAATCCCAACTGGAGTCCAGTCCCGGTGAAAGTGGAACTGGAATTGAGTTGGCCACGCCCGTATTGGACCGAGTGGGTCCTCGTGCAGCATTATTGCCTGTTTCTGCTGCTTGGCTGGTCGCTGCAACGTtgtcacag TTGTACACCCGCCCGCTAAAGCCTCCACCGGTAACAACAAGTGGTGGGGGCAGCGCGAGCGCAGCCTGGATGTCGAGACTAGTCTGTGCGTTGCCTTCACATTGGGTGCCGCTTTACTCCTCTAACGAACACGGTCTGGGAGCCAATCGATTTTTGCATCATACGCTCGCGTATAG AGGTCCTACACTAGTGGTGGTATCTGGGAAGGCGGAATGTGGTGAAACAGTCACAGTGGTGGTGGCGTCGCCCCAGGAGTGGCGGGAGACACATCAGTATTGTGGTGGACCAGACTGTGCCCTAGTACAGCTTTACCCAAC GTTCTCGCTGGTTGAGCGCGGTCCTCGAATGCTATACCTTAACACATGTATACGTGGCTACCCAAAAGGACTTCGCGCTGGTGCTGACCCTCGATCGCCACAACTCTCtgttaacgagggctttgatgGCTTTACGTTTCAGGGAGCGCCTTATCCGCTTAATGCTATCGAg GTCTGGGGTTGCGGCGACGGTGCATTGCGCGAGTCACAGTTGGACGTCAAGAAGTGGCAAGTCAAAGAGGCTGAGCGGCATAGAAAT GTGAAGATATCGGCAGCTGATTGGATCGAACATCCTGATAGATATTTACTTCAAATGGCCGGCCGCCCTCAGTATAATACAACTGCTTCATAG
- the LOC125059167 gene encoding small nuclear ribonucleoprotein Sm D3 — protein sequence MSIGVPIKVLHEAEGHVVTCETNTGEVYRGKLIEAEDNMNCQMTSVTVTYRDGRVGQLENVYIRGSKIRFLILPDMLKNAPMFKRQGNKPTAGRGKSAILRAQAAGRGRGGGRGAAGHRGGWQGGSGPSRR from the exons ATGTCTATCGGTGTGCCTATTAAAGTACTTCACGAAGCTGAAGGCCATGTAGTGACCTGTGAAACAAATACCGGTGAAGTGTACCGCGGAAAGTTAATAGAAGCTGAAGATAATATGAATTGCCAAATGACCAGCGTCACTGTTACTTATCGGGATGGACGTGTAGGTCAACTGGAAAATGTTTACATTAGAGGCTCAAAAATTCGTTTTCTAATTTTACCAGATATGTTGAAAAATGCTCCTATGTTTAAACGACAAGGGAATAAACCGACTGCAGGTCGTGGAAAGAGTGCTATATTACGAGCACAAG cTGCTGGTCGAGGTCGAGGGGGGGGAAGAGGGGCAGCAGGCCATCGCGGTGGGTGGCAGGGTGGTTCAGGACCTTCTCGACGTTAG